From a region of the Lepus europaeus isolate LE1 chromosome 17, mLepTim1.pri, whole genome shotgun sequence genome:
- the LOC133776074 gene encoding non-histone chromosomal protein HMG-14-like gives MPKRKVSSAEGAAKEEPKRRSVRLSAKVEAKPKKAAGKDKSSDKKVPAKGKRGAKGKLAEVAHQEAKEDLPAENGETKNEESPASDEAEEKGAKSD, from the coding sequence ATGCCCAAGAGGAAGGTCAGCTCTGCCGAGGGGGCGGCCAAGGAAGAGCCCAAGAGGAGGTCGGTGCGCTTGTCGGCGAAGGTGGAAGCGAAGCCCAAGAAGGCCGCCGGGAAGGATAAGTCATCAGACAAGAAAGTGCCAGcaaaggggaagagaggagcaAAGGGAAAACTGGCCGAGGTGGCTCACCAAGAAGCTAAAGAAGACTTGCCTGCAGAAAACGGAGAAACGAAAAACGAGGAGAGTCCAGCCtctgatgaagcagaagagaaaggagCCAAGTCCGATTAA